The Acetomicrobium sp. S15 = DSM 107314 genomic interval CCTCAAGACGAGTTGGTTTTGGAGCGCAGCCTTAAGCGTTTCTTTTACCGCTCCTCCTTGAGGGCGTTTCGTAGCGGCTCCCCCTCGTTTCATACTATGGTGGCATATCTGATGCTCCTCGAGTTCGAGGTGATGGATTTGGTTACTATAGTGGAGGACGTGCGTTACGGCTACGATAGGCGCATGGGAGCCCTTTTCTTGGCTCGTCCAATTATACCGGAAGGTGTAGTCTCATGGCAGTAGTGAAGATGCTCGCCGTGACATTGGTGGGCCCGAAAGATGAGATGGAATATGTGGCCTCTCAGATGGTCTTGATGGGAGGGTTTCAACCCCTGTCACTCGACCTGTTGTTGGAGGACAGGAGCTTGCGCTCCAGGGTCAGGACTGTCACCGAAAATCCTTATGACGAGCTATTGATGAAACTCGCCTCCATTTGGCAAGCTGCCGGTGAGGCTATCCCTGAACCGGTGCCACTTCCAGTGCCTCAGGATTTTACTCTGGAGAGGGCGCGCTTTGAGGTCAACAGGGTCTCCGGAAGGCTGGAATTATGGGCTAAGCGCAGGATGGCCCTCGAGGAGGAGCTCGAGGCGCTTGAGGCAGCTCGTCTTTGTGTCCAGGCGCTGGAAAGCCGAGGGATGAGCCTTGATGGGCTCGCCTCCGTGGAGCGTTTAACGGTCTTTTTTGGGAAGCTGTCGGAGGAAAACTATAAGCGCCTCGAGGAGAGCAGTCAGGACGTGCCGCTTCTGGTCATAAAGCTCGGCACGTGGCGCCAAGAGACGTGGATCTTGGCATTTACGATTCCAAGCTACGCAGATGAGGCCGAGAAGCTCTTGAACTCCGTATATTTTAAGCGCTTCTTTCTAACTGATGTGTTGCGCTTCGTCTCCGGTTCCGATAGGCCCTTGGAGAGGTTAGAGGGGCGGATCGAAAACCTAAAGAGGGCTATAGATGGGTTGGCTTCCGCCGCCAGGGCTTACCTTGACAAGAATAGGGGAGAATTGGAAAGGCTGTTTTCTTTGATCTATACGATGCAGCGCATATATGACCTCTGCAGGGGACGCGGAGAAGTCGGCGATATGTATATACTCTCCGGTTGGATCCCAGAGGATCTGTTGGACCACGTCAGAAAGGTTGTCGAAGAGAGGGCGCCTAAGTCGGCCATCTTGGTGGAGGAGAGCGAATCTCTCCCATATCGGGGCACCAGAGTGCCCACATTCTTGAGGAATCTTCCCCTCGTGAGGGCCTTTCAAGATGTGGTGGCCATGTATAGTCTGCCGGCTTATGGCGAGATAGACCCTTCGTTCTTCGTGGCCGTAAGTTTTTGCCTCTTTTTCGGTTTTATGTTCGGCGATGTCGGACACGGCTTAGTATTGCTCCTGGCGGCGCAATTAATGCAAAGGAGGCACATGATTAGGCGTTCCTTGGCGATAGTCTTGAAGTCCGCTGCCGCAACTTCCGTCTTTTTCGGCTTTTTGTACGGGAGCTTGTTCGGAGTCGAGGGGGTATTGCCGGCCCTTTGGCTTTCCCCCATGGAGGACATGGGCAACTTGCTTGCTATATCTGTAGGGATCGGCGTTGTAATGGTTACGTTGGGAATGGTTTTAAACATAATTTCCGCATTCAGGCGGCGCGACTTCGGCGGGATGCTCTTCGATGGCCGCGGTTTGGCGGGGCTCGTTTTTTATCTGACTTGCGCCGCCGCCATTTACGCCTCCTTTTCGGGGAAGGATTTGCCCATACCTCGGTGGGCCTTGTGGGCTCTCGTAACTCTGATGCTCGCAGTTATGTTGCTTCGTGACGTGCTGGCCAGGTATTTGCTGAAGGAGCGTCTTGCTCACGGCGAGGGCGTGCTCAATGTCTTTGAGGTGTTTCACAACCTCTTAAGTTTTTTGAGCAATACGATATCGTTCCTGCGGTTAGCAGCGTTCGCCTTAAACCACGTGGGGCTTTCTTTGGCGGTGCTGATGCTTTCGCACATGGTCCATGCTCTTCCGGGCGGCCCGTTTTTTGGAGCCCTTGTGCTCATAGCTGGCAATGCTGTGATCATCGCCCTCGAGGGGCTCATCGTCTTCATACAGACGCTGCGCCTGGAATACTATGAGTTCTTCGGCAAGTTTTATAAAGGCGGTGGGAGCGCCTTCAGGCCGGTTCAGTGGCGGAAAGACCTGAAGGTGTTGCGAGGCCGTTCCAACGCCTAAATTTGACTAATTTTTAGGAGGGGCAATCAAATGATAGGTTTGGAGTTGATCGTTTTTGCGGCATTGTCGCTCGCGGTGCTGGGTTTTTACTTTAGAAAAGGCAAATCGGTGGAGAGTTTCAAAAATGTCCTGCGCTCTTGCATGTATAGCGCCTTTTTGGCGCTGATTGTCGGTTTTTCCTTAGTAATTGCACCTAAGATGAGCATGGCGGCCGAGGCAGCTGTCTCTGGCGCGGGATGGGGCTTCCTGGGAGCGGCGATAGCCGCAGGGCTGGGTTGCCTGGGAGCCGGCATAGCTGTGGCCGTGGTTGGCTCATCCGCGTTGGGGGTTGTGGGCGAAAAGCCGGAAATGCTCGGATCCACGCTCATATACTTAGGCTTGGCGGAAGGAATAGCCATCTACGGCCTCATCGTGGCGCTTCTGATCTTGGGGAGGATGTAATATGAAGGCATTTCTGGTCAGCGATAACCATGACTCCCTGGTAGGTATGCGACTTGCAGGTATAGAGGGCGTAGAGGTTCACGATGCAGAGGAGGCCAATAGAGCTGTTAGCGAGGCTATGGATATGGAGGAGCTTGGCATGCTGGTGATAACCGAGAAAGTTGCCTCTCTCATCCCTGGGGTCGTGCTCGATATGAGGGAACGCGGAGGGCTTCCTCTTCTGGTAGAAATTCCTGACCGCCATGGCACGCAAAGGGGGCCGGACTTCCTGACGCGCTACGTCCGCGAGGCGATAGGGGTGAAGATAGAGTGAGCGATGGACAGGACGAGAAGCTCATCGCTTTGAGGGATTTAATCCTCGATAAGGCTGAGGCCGAGGCCGACCTCATCGTCAGAAAAACTCAGGAAGAGGCCGATTCCAAACTCAGAGAGGAACTTTCTCGCATCGATCAAGAGGTGGAGCTGATCCTAAACGAAGCTCGCTCGAGGGCTGAAGAGGTGAGGAGACGTCAAATTATAGCAGCAGAAAGGGAAGTCGCAAGAGAAAAATTGCGGCTTCAAAACCGCTTGCTTTCCGAGGCCAAGACGATGTTGCTCGATGAGCTCATTTCTTTCAGAGAAAGGGATGACTATCAGTTGATACTGGTGGGGTTGCTTTTGGAGGCAGAGGACGCCTTGCCGGGTACTGGCCCTTTTAAATTCAGGCTCTCAGGTGCTGACGCTTCTATGGGAAGCGGGATCGTAGAGAGGGCGACTATATTAAGGCCTCAGGTGGTTGTTAGGTTTGATCCAGATCCAGCTCCCATCGTGGGTGGGTTGTGGCTTGCTACGGAAGACGGAAGGCGACAGGTGAGCGCCGACTGGCAGACGAAGGTCAATGAGCTGGCCGATGTGTTGGCGAGCCGCATCATGCCGCTTTTGTCATAAGAGGAAGTGAAATGCTATGGAAAAAGAAGGAATCATATCGCTGATCAACGGTCCTGTGGTAGTAGCCAAGAGCGCGTCTTCTTTTGCAATGGGAGAGATGGCAGAAGTGGGCGACCTTCGTTTGATAGGCGAGGTTATTCGCCTGAGTGAGGACAGGGCCACAATTCAGGTGTATGAGGATACGCAGGGGTTGAAATTGGGCGAACCCGTCCGCGGAACCGGCGAGCTGCTTTCCGTATCATTGGGTCCTGGTTTGATCGGAAACATCTTCGACGGCATAGGTCGCCCCTTGGGCGCCATTCTCGAGCGCGAGGGGGCTTTTATCCCGAGGGGGGTTAAGGTTCCTCAGATCGATCCGCATAAAGAGTGGGAAGTGAAGCCGCTCCTTGCTGTTGGCGATGTGGTTACGCCTGGTATGCCCATAGCTGAGGTCCAGGAGACGCCGCTGGTGATACACAAGCTCTTGACCTCTCCAGAAATAGAAGGGGAAGTTTCGTTCGTCGTCCCATCTGGCTCTTACCGCGGCGACGCGGTGATAGCTAAGGTGAGAGACCGTTGCGGGAAAGAGATCGAGATCTTCCTATCGTGTCGCTGGCCCGTGAAACTGCCGCGCCCGTGCAGGGAACATCTCCCTCCCAAAGAGCCGCTTGTGACGGGACAGCGCGTTATCGATGGGCTCTTTCCGATTGCCAAAGGCGGCGTTGCGGCCATTCCGGGGGGGTTCGGGACTGGCAAAACCATAACTCAACACCAACTCGCCAAGTGGAGCGAGGCGAATGTGGTGGTTTACATAGGCTGCGGCGAAAGAGGAAACGAGATGACGGAGGTGCTCGAGGAATTCCCTGAGCTTCAGGATCCAAGATCTGGCAGGCCGTTGATGGAGCGGACGATCTTAGTGGCCAATACCTCGAACATGCCTGTGGCCGCGAGGGAGGCGTCCATCTATACGGGGATAGCCATGGCAGAGTATTATAGGGACATGGGCTACGATGTCGCTCTTATGGCCGATTCGACGTCACGATGGGCTGAAGCGCTCAGGGAGATATCCGGCAGATTGGAGGAGATACCGGCCGAAGAGGGCTTTCCTGCCTATCTGCCAACCAGGCTTGCGGAGTTTTATGAACGTGCTGGTCGCGTTGTGACCTTGAGCGGCGACGTTGGAAGCATCACCATAATAGGTGCCGTTTCCCCTCCAGGAGGCGACTTTACCGAGCCAGTCACCAGGCACACAAAGCGCTTTATCCGTTGTTTCTGGGCACTCGACAAGAGCTTGGCCAACGCCAGACACTTCCCTGCCATAAGTTGGCTCGATTCTTACAGTGAATATGCGAAGGAAGTGGAGGAATATTTTGAGACCAATGTGGATCCGCGATGGGGCGAGCTGAGGGAACGGATGCGCTCGATCTTGGCCGAAGATGAGAGAATTCAGCAAGTTGTGCGCTTAGTGGGGGAGGACGTGCTGCCCGACGAAGAAAGGCTTCTGACGTTTACGGCTTACTTGGTTAAGAACGGATACTTGCAGCAGAGCGCTTTTGGCCCCGACGCCTACTCGCCGCCGGCCAAAGGTTTTCTCATATTGAGCCTGATATTGCACTTTTACGAAAAAACGTTGGGCTTGATAAAACAGGGCGTGCCGTTCTCCCTCATTCGCGAGGGAGAAGCAGTGACGAACCTGTCCCATCTGAAGGAGCTTTCTTTAGAGGAAATACAATCCGACTACTCTAAGCTCACCGAAGAGCTCGACGGCTACCTCGATCGGGTGGGTAGCGAACGTCTGGCCACGAGAGGAAGATGACGAAATGGCGTTGGCAGAGCATATAGGGGTAGAAGAGATATACGGCCCTTTCGTGCTGGTGGGCGAGACGGAGGGGGTGGGCTATGGAGAGCTGGCCGAGGTTAGAGATTCAAACGGTACCACTCGTTTGGGGCAAGTCATGCTCGTGAGTGAGGAAGCTACGCTGGTTCAAGTTTTTGCTGGCACTCAGGAGCTCGTACCTGAGGCCGCGAGAGTGCGCTTTTTAGGCAAGGGGCTAGAGATGAAGCTCTCTCCTTCCATTTTGGGCAGAGTCCTTTCAGGCCTTGGAGAAGACAGAGACGGCTGCGGTCCGGTTTTTGGCGGCTTGAGCCGTGACGTCAACGGGATGCCCATCAACCCCATGGCCCGTTCCTACCCTCGAAACTTCATCCATACTGGCATCTCCGCATTGGACATCCTGTCCACGCTCATAAGGGGTCAAAAACTGCCCATATTTTCCGGCAACGGCCTTCCCCACAACAGATTGGCTGCGCAGATAGCTAACCAGTCGC includes:
- a CDS encoding V-type ATP synthase subunit I — its product is MAVVKMLAVTLVGPKDEMEYVASQMVLMGGFQPLSLDLLLEDRSLRSRVRTVTENPYDELLMKLASIWQAAGEAIPEPVPLPVPQDFTLERARFEVNRVSGRLELWAKRRMALEEELEALEAARLCVQALESRGMSLDGLASVERLTVFFGKLSEENYKRLEESSQDVPLLVIKLGTWRQETWILAFTIPSYADEAEKLLNSVYFKRFFLTDVLRFVSGSDRPLERLEGRIENLKRAIDGLASAARAYLDKNRGELERLFSLIYTMQRIYDLCRGRGEVGDMYILSGWIPEDLLDHVRKVVEERAPKSAILVEESESLPYRGTRVPTFLRNLPLVRAFQDVVAMYSLPAYGEIDPSFFVAVSFCLFFGFMFGDVGHGLVLLLAAQLMQRRHMIRRSLAIVLKSAAATSVFFGFLYGSLFGVEGVLPALWLSPMEDMGNLLAISVGIGVVMVTLGMVLNIISAFRRRDFGGMLFDGRGLAGLVFYLTCAAAIYASFSGKDLPIPRWALWALVTLMLAVMLLRDVLARYLLKERLAHGEGVLNVFEVFHNLLSFLSNTISFLRLAAFALNHVGLSLAVLMLSHMVHALPGGPFFGALVLIAGNAVIIALEGLIVFIQTLRLEYYEFFGKFYKGGGSAFRPVQWRKDLKVLRGRSNA
- a CDS encoding V-type ATP synthase subunit E family protein, producing MSDGQDEKLIALRDLILDKAEAEADLIVRKTQEEADSKLREELSRIDQEVELILNEARSRAEEVRRRQIIAAEREVAREKLRLQNRLLSEAKTMLLDELISFRERDDYQLILVGLLLEAEDALPGTGPFKFRLSGADASMGSGIVERATILRPQVVVRFDPDPAPIVGGLWLATEDGRRQVSADWQTKVNELADVLASRIMPLLS
- a CDS encoding ATP synthase subunit C, whose product is MIGLELIVFAALSLAVLGFYFRKGKSVESFKNVLRSCMYSAFLALIVGFSLVIAPKMSMAAEAAVSGAGWGFLGAAIAAGLGCLGAGIAVAVVGSSALGVVGEKPEMLGSTLIYLGLAEGIAIYGLIVALLILGRM
- a CDS encoding V-type ATP synthase subunit A, which translates into the protein MEKEGIISLINGPVVVAKSASSFAMGEMAEVGDLRLIGEVIRLSEDRATIQVYEDTQGLKLGEPVRGTGELLSVSLGPGLIGNIFDGIGRPLGAILEREGAFIPRGVKVPQIDPHKEWEVKPLLAVGDVVTPGMPIAEVQETPLVIHKLLTSPEIEGEVSFVVPSGSYRGDAVIAKVRDRCGKEIEIFLSCRWPVKLPRPCREHLPPKEPLVTGQRVIDGLFPIAKGGVAAIPGGFGTGKTITQHQLAKWSEANVVVYIGCGERGNEMTEVLEEFPELQDPRSGRPLMERTILVANTSNMPVAAREASIYTGIAMAEYYRDMGYDVALMADSTSRWAEALREISGRLEEIPAEEGFPAYLPTRLAEFYERAGRVVTLSGDVGSITIIGAVSPPGGDFTEPVTRHTKRFIRCFWALDKSLANARHFPAISWLDSYSEYAKEVEEYFETNVDPRWGELRERMRSILAEDERIQQVVRLVGEDVLPDEERLLTFTAYLVKNGYLQQSAFGPDAYSPPAKGFLILSLILHFYEKTLGLIKQGVPFSLIREGEAVTNLSHLKELSLEEIQSDYSKLTEELDGYLDRVGSERLATRGR
- a CDS encoding V-type ATP synthase subunit F, with amino-acid sequence MKAFLVSDNHDSLVGMRLAGIEGVEVHDAEEANRAVSEAMDMEELGMLVITEKVASLIPGVVLDMRERGGLPLLVEIPDRHGTQRGPDFLTRYVREAIGVKIE